A stretch of the Arvicanthis niloticus isolate mArvNil1 chromosome 17, mArvNil1.pat.X, whole genome shotgun sequence genome encodes the following:
- the Yipf3 gene encoding protein YIPF3 isoform X1, with protein sequence MATPAAPASGVRNGAGPEWGGFEENIQGGGSAVIDMENMDDTSGSSFEDMGELHQRLREEEVDADAAAAEEEDGEFLGMKGFKGQLSRQVADQMWQAGKRQASRAFSLYANIDILRPYFDVEPAQVRSRLLESMIPIKMVNFPQKVAGELYGPLMLVFTLVAILLHGMKTSDTIIREGTLMGTAIGTCFGYWLGVSSFIYFLAYLCNAQITMLQMLALLGYGLFGHCIVLFITYNIHLHALFYVFWLLVGGLSTLRMVAVLVSRTVGPTQRLLLCGTLAALHMLFLLYLHFAYHKVVEGILDTLEGPNILPMQRVPRDIPAVLPAAKLPVAVVNATAKAIAVTLQSH encoded by the exons ATGGCGACTCCGGCGGCGCCGGCCAGCGGCGTCCGAAATGGTGCTGGCCCAGAATGGGGAGGCTTCGAAGAAAACATCCAG GGTGGGGGCTCGGCTGTGATTGATATGGAGAACATGGATGATACCTCAGGCTCCAGCTTTGAGGACATGGGTGAGCTTCATCAGCGCCTGCGTGAGGAAGAAGTAGATGCTGATGCAGCGGCTGCCGAAGAAGAGGATGGGGAGTTCCTTGGCATGAAAGGCTTTAAGGGACAACTGAGCCGGCAGGTAGCAGATCAG ATGTGGCAGGCAGGAAAGAGACAAGCTTCCAGGGCTTTCAGCTTGTATGCCAACATCGACATCCTGAGACCCTACTTTGATGTGGAGCCTGCCCAGGTCCGCAGCAG gcTCCTGGAGTCCATGATCCCTATCAAGATGGTTAACTTCCCCCAG AAAGTCGCAGGTGAGCTCTACGGACCGCTCATGCTGGTCTTCACGCTGGTCGCCATTCTCCTGCACGGGATGAAGACTTCTGACACCATTATC CGAGAGGGCACCCTCATGGGCACAGCCATAGGCACCTGCTTCGGATACTGGCTGGGTGTCTCATCCTTCATTTACTTCCTTGCCTACCTGTGTAATGCCCAGATCACCATGCTCCAGATGTTAGCACTGCTG GGCTACGGTCTCTTCGGGCACTGTATAGTCTTGTTCATCACCTATAACATCCACCTTCATGCTCTCTTCTACGTCTTCTGGCTGCTGGTGGGTGGCCTCTCCACCCTGCGCATG GTGGCAGTGTTGGTGTCACGGACTGTGGGCCCTACCCAGAGGCTGCTGCTCTGCggcacactggctgctctgcacATGCTCTTCCTGCTGTATCTGCACTTCGCCTACCACAAGGTGGTAGAGG GGATCCTGGACACCCTGGAAGGCCCCAACATCCTACCCATGCAGAGGGTCCCCAGAGACATCCCTGCTGTGCTCCCTGCTGCCaagcttcctgttgctgtggtcaaTGCCACCGCCAAGGCAATCGCAGTGACCCTGCAGTCACACTGA
- the Tjap1 gene encoding tight junction-associated protein 1 isoform X1: MTSAAPAKKPYRKAPPEHRELRLEIPVSRLEQEESLTDAERMKLLQQENEELRRRLASATRRTEALERELEIGQDCLELELGQSREELDKFKDKFRRLQNSYTASQRTNQELEDKLHALASLSHSWIFAIKKAEMDRKTLDWEIVELTNKLLDARNTINKLEELNERYRLDCNLAVQLLKCNKSHFRNHKFADLPCELQDMVRKHLRSAQEVASPGPSPSPSPSPSSSLAPGAVVPTSVIARVLEKPESLLLNSAQSSSAGRPLAEDVFVHVDMSGGDPASPPAPGSPSPQPNGECCSVSTAGGSPEEELPLPAFDKLSPYPTPSPPHPLYPGRKVIEFSEDKIRIPRNSPLPNCTYATRQAISLSLVEDGSERAHRSPVPSSPVSAQGSPHHQPSPAPSALSAPASSASSEEDLLASWQRAFVDRTPPPAAVVQRTAFGRDTLPELQLHFSPGHSTAPAPSPHPHPHRERGLVLPTEPDSGFPQEEEEEMLNLPVSPEEERQSLLPETEDTEEGPSPSHTDGRAWPLPSSSRPQRSPKRMGVHHLHRKDSLTQAQEQGTLLS, from the exons ATGACCAGTGCTGCCCCTGCTAAGAAACCTTACCGTAAGGCACCTCCAGAGCATCGAGAACTGCGCCTGGAAATCCCTGTGTCCCGGCTCGAGCAAGAG GAGTCCCTGACCGATGCAGAGAGGATGAA acttttGCAGCAGGAGAATGAAGAACTTCGCAGACGCCTGGCCTCGGCCACCAGACGCACTGAGGCCTTGGAGCGGGAGCTTGAAATAGGGCAAGactgcctggaactggagttaggacAGAGCCGCGAGGAGCTGGACAAGTTTAAGGACAAATTCCGCAG GCTGCAGAACAGCTACACAGCGTCCCAGCGGACCAACCAGGAGCTGGAGGACAAGCTGCACGCACTG GCCTCTCTTAGCCACAGCTGGATTTTTGCA ATCAAGAAGGCTGAGATGGACAGGAAGACTCTGGACTGGGAGATTGTGGAGCTGACCAATAAGCTACTGGATGCCAGGAACACCATCAATAAACTGGAAGAGCTCAAT GAGCGGTACCGGCTGGACTGCAACTTGGCTGTGCAGCTCCTCAAGTGCAATAAGTCCCACTTCCGGAACCACAAGTTTGCTGAT cTACCCTGTGAGCTACAGGACATGGTTCGGAAACATCTGCGCAGCGCTCAGGAGGTTGCCAGCCCCgggcccagccccagccccagccccagcccttctTCCAGCCTGGCCCCAGGGGCTGTGGTACCTACCTCAGTCATTGCCCGGGTCTTAGAGAAACCTGAGTCTCTCCTGCTCAATTCAGCCCAGTCGAGCAGTGCTGGACGCCCCTTAGCTGAGGACGTCTTTGTGCATGTGGACATGAGTGGGGGTGACCCAGCCAGCCCGCCTGCCCCAGGCAGTCCCTCTCCACAACCCAATGGGGAGTGCTGCTCAGTGAGTACTGCAGGGGGCTCCCCAGAGGAGGAACTGCCCCTGCCAGCCTTTGACAAGTTGAGTCCCTACCCTACCCCATCTCCACCACACCCACTGTACCCTGGTAGGAAGGTGATAGAGTTCTCTGAGGACAAGATCCGAATTCCTCGGAACAGCCCCCTCCCCAACTGTACCTATGCCACTCGGCAGGCCATCTCCTTGAGCCTGGTGGAGGACGGCAGTGAGCGGGCCCACCGCAGCCCAGTGCCTAGCAGTCCTGTCTCAGCCCAAGGTTCACCCCATCACCAGCCTAGTCCAGCTCCCTCAGCACTGAGTGCCCCAGCTAGCTCTGCCAGCTCTGAGGAGGACCTGTTGGCCAGCTGGCAGCGTGCATTTGTGGACCGCACCCCGCCCCCTGCTGCTGTGGTCCAGCGCACAGCCTTTGGACGAGACACACTGCCGGAGCTGCAGCTGCATTTCTCCCCAGGCCACTCTACAGCCCCAGCACcttccccacacccacacccacaccgtGAGCGTGGACTTGTGCTGCCAACAGAACCTGACTCTGGCTTTcctcaagaagaggaagaggagatgctGAACCTGCCTGTCAGCCCCGAGGAAGAGCGCCAGAGCCTGCTGCCTGAGACAGAGGATACAGAGGAGGGGCCTAGCCCTTCCCACACTGATGGCAGGGCCTGGCCTCTCCCCAGTTCCAGCCGCCCCCAGCGTAGCCCCAAAAGAATGGGAGTACACCACCTGCACCGCAAGGACAGCCTAACGCAGGCCCAGGAGCAGGGCACCCTGCTCAGctag
- the Yipf3 gene encoding protein YIPF3 isoform X4 produces the protein MATPAAPASGVRNGAGPEWGGFEENIQGGGSAVIDMENMDDTSGSSFEDMGELHQRLREEEVDADAAAAEEEDGEFLGMKGFKGQLSRQVADQMWQAGKRQASRAFSLYANIDILRPYFDVEPAQVRSRLLESMIPIKMVNFPQKVAGELYGPLMLVFTLVAILLHGMKTSDTIIREGTLMGTAIGTCFGYWLGVSSFIYFLAYLCNAQITMLQMLALLGYGLFGHCIVLFITYNIHLHALFYVFWLLVGGLSTLRMGSWTPWKAPTSYPCRGSPETSLLCSLLPSFLLLWSMPPPRQSQ, from the exons ATGGCGACTCCGGCGGCGCCGGCCAGCGGCGTCCGAAATGGTGCTGGCCCAGAATGGGGAGGCTTCGAAGAAAACATCCAG GGTGGGGGCTCGGCTGTGATTGATATGGAGAACATGGATGATACCTCAGGCTCCAGCTTTGAGGACATGGGTGAGCTTCATCAGCGCCTGCGTGAGGAAGAAGTAGATGCTGATGCAGCGGCTGCCGAAGAAGAGGATGGGGAGTTCCTTGGCATGAAAGGCTTTAAGGGACAACTGAGCCGGCAGGTAGCAGATCAG ATGTGGCAGGCAGGAAAGAGACAAGCTTCCAGGGCTTTCAGCTTGTATGCCAACATCGACATCCTGAGACCCTACTTTGATGTGGAGCCTGCCCAGGTCCGCAGCAG gcTCCTGGAGTCCATGATCCCTATCAAGATGGTTAACTTCCCCCAG AAAGTCGCAGGTGAGCTCTACGGACCGCTCATGCTGGTCTTCACGCTGGTCGCCATTCTCCTGCACGGGATGAAGACTTCTGACACCATTATC CGAGAGGGCACCCTCATGGGCACAGCCATAGGCACCTGCTTCGGATACTGGCTGGGTGTCTCATCCTTCATTTACTTCCTTGCCTACCTGTGTAATGCCCAGATCACCATGCTCCAGATGTTAGCACTGCTG GGCTACGGTCTCTTCGGGCACTGTATAGTCTTGTTCATCACCTATAACATCCACCTTCATGCTCTCTTCTACGTCTTCTGGCTGCTGGTGGGTGGCCTCTCCACCCTGCGCATG GGATCCTGGACACCCTGGAAGGCCCCAACATCCTACCCATGCAGAGGGTCCCCAGAGACATCCCTGCTGTGCTCCCTGCTGCCaagcttcctgttgctgtggtcaaTGCCACCGCCAAGGCAATCGCAGTGA
- the Tjap1 gene encoding tight junction-associated protein 1 isoform X2, with protein sequence MTSAAPAKKPYRKAPPEHRELRLEIPVSRLEQEESLTDAERMKLLQQENEELRRRLASATRRTEALERELEIGQDCLELELGQSREELDKFKDKFRRLQNSYTASQRTNQELEDKLHALIKKAEMDRKTLDWEIVELTNKLLDARNTINKLEELNERYRLDCNLAVQLLKCNKSHFRNHKFADLPCELQDMVRKHLRSAQEVASPGPSPSPSPSPSSSLAPGAVVPTSVIARVLEKPESLLLNSAQSSSAGRPLAEDVFVHVDMSGGDPASPPAPGSPSPQPNGECCSVSTAGGSPEEELPLPAFDKLSPYPTPSPPHPLYPGRKVIEFSEDKIRIPRNSPLPNCTYATRQAISLSLVEDGSERAHRSPVPSSPVSAQGSPHHQPSPAPSALSAPASSASSEEDLLASWQRAFVDRTPPPAAVVQRTAFGRDTLPELQLHFSPGHSTAPAPSPHPHPHRERGLVLPTEPDSGFPQEEEEEMLNLPVSPEEERQSLLPETEDTEEGPSPSHTDGRAWPLPSSSRPQRSPKRMGVHHLHRKDSLTQAQEQGTLLS encoded by the exons ATGACCAGTGCTGCCCCTGCTAAGAAACCTTACCGTAAGGCACCTCCAGAGCATCGAGAACTGCGCCTGGAAATCCCTGTGTCCCGGCTCGAGCAAGAG GAGTCCCTGACCGATGCAGAGAGGATGAA acttttGCAGCAGGAGAATGAAGAACTTCGCAGACGCCTGGCCTCGGCCACCAGACGCACTGAGGCCTTGGAGCGGGAGCTTGAAATAGGGCAAGactgcctggaactggagttaggacAGAGCCGCGAGGAGCTGGACAAGTTTAAGGACAAATTCCGCAG GCTGCAGAACAGCTACACAGCGTCCCAGCGGACCAACCAGGAGCTGGAGGACAAGCTGCACGCACTG ATCAAGAAGGCTGAGATGGACAGGAAGACTCTGGACTGGGAGATTGTGGAGCTGACCAATAAGCTACTGGATGCCAGGAACACCATCAATAAACTGGAAGAGCTCAAT GAGCGGTACCGGCTGGACTGCAACTTGGCTGTGCAGCTCCTCAAGTGCAATAAGTCCCACTTCCGGAACCACAAGTTTGCTGAT cTACCCTGTGAGCTACAGGACATGGTTCGGAAACATCTGCGCAGCGCTCAGGAGGTTGCCAGCCCCgggcccagccccagccccagccccagcccttctTCCAGCCTGGCCCCAGGGGCTGTGGTACCTACCTCAGTCATTGCCCGGGTCTTAGAGAAACCTGAGTCTCTCCTGCTCAATTCAGCCCAGTCGAGCAGTGCTGGACGCCCCTTAGCTGAGGACGTCTTTGTGCATGTGGACATGAGTGGGGGTGACCCAGCCAGCCCGCCTGCCCCAGGCAGTCCCTCTCCACAACCCAATGGGGAGTGCTGCTCAGTGAGTACTGCAGGGGGCTCCCCAGAGGAGGAACTGCCCCTGCCAGCCTTTGACAAGTTGAGTCCCTACCCTACCCCATCTCCACCACACCCACTGTACCCTGGTAGGAAGGTGATAGAGTTCTCTGAGGACAAGATCCGAATTCCTCGGAACAGCCCCCTCCCCAACTGTACCTATGCCACTCGGCAGGCCATCTCCTTGAGCCTGGTGGAGGACGGCAGTGAGCGGGCCCACCGCAGCCCAGTGCCTAGCAGTCCTGTCTCAGCCCAAGGTTCACCCCATCACCAGCCTAGTCCAGCTCCCTCAGCACTGAGTGCCCCAGCTAGCTCTGCCAGCTCTGAGGAGGACCTGTTGGCCAGCTGGCAGCGTGCATTTGTGGACCGCACCCCGCCCCCTGCTGCTGTGGTCCAGCGCACAGCCTTTGGACGAGACACACTGCCGGAGCTGCAGCTGCATTTCTCCCCAGGCCACTCTACAGCCCCAGCACcttccccacacccacacccacaccgtGAGCGTGGACTTGTGCTGCCAACAGAACCTGACTCTGGCTTTcctcaagaagaggaagaggagatgctGAACCTGCCTGTCAGCCCCGAGGAAGAGCGCCAGAGCCTGCTGCCTGAGACAGAGGATACAGAGGAGGGGCCTAGCCCTTCCCACACTGATGGCAGGGCCTGGCCTCTCCCCAGTTCCAGCCGCCCCCAGCGTAGCCCCAAAAGAATGGGAGTACACCACCTGCACCGCAAGGACAGCCTAACGCAGGCCCAGGAGCAGGGCACCCTGCTCAGctag
- the Yipf3 gene encoding protein YIPF3 isoform X3: protein MATPAAPASGVRNGAGPEWGGFEENIQGGGSAVIDMENMDDTSGSSFEDMGELHQRLREEEVDADAAAAEEEDGEFLGMKGFKGQLSRQVADQMWQAGKRQASRAFSLYANIDILRPYFDVEPAQVRSRLLESMIPIKMVNFPQKVAGELYGPLMLVFTLVAILLHGMKTSDTIIREGTLMGTAIGTCFGYWLGVSSFIYFLAYLCNAQITMLQMLALLGYGLFGHCIVLFITYNIHLHALFYVFWLLVGGLSTLRMVAVLVSRTVGPTQRLLLCGTLAALHMLFLLYLHFAYHKVVEEGPQRHPCCAPCCQASCCCGQCHRQGNRSDPAVTLTLSEILGLP, encoded by the exons ATGGCGACTCCGGCGGCGCCGGCCAGCGGCGTCCGAAATGGTGCTGGCCCAGAATGGGGAGGCTTCGAAGAAAACATCCAG GGTGGGGGCTCGGCTGTGATTGATATGGAGAACATGGATGATACCTCAGGCTCCAGCTTTGAGGACATGGGTGAGCTTCATCAGCGCCTGCGTGAGGAAGAAGTAGATGCTGATGCAGCGGCTGCCGAAGAAGAGGATGGGGAGTTCCTTGGCATGAAAGGCTTTAAGGGACAACTGAGCCGGCAGGTAGCAGATCAG ATGTGGCAGGCAGGAAAGAGACAAGCTTCCAGGGCTTTCAGCTTGTATGCCAACATCGACATCCTGAGACCCTACTTTGATGTGGAGCCTGCCCAGGTCCGCAGCAG gcTCCTGGAGTCCATGATCCCTATCAAGATGGTTAACTTCCCCCAG AAAGTCGCAGGTGAGCTCTACGGACCGCTCATGCTGGTCTTCACGCTGGTCGCCATTCTCCTGCACGGGATGAAGACTTCTGACACCATTATC CGAGAGGGCACCCTCATGGGCACAGCCATAGGCACCTGCTTCGGATACTGGCTGGGTGTCTCATCCTTCATTTACTTCCTTGCCTACCTGTGTAATGCCCAGATCACCATGCTCCAGATGTTAGCACTGCTG GGCTACGGTCTCTTCGGGCACTGTATAGTCTTGTTCATCACCTATAACATCCACCTTCATGCTCTCTTCTACGTCTTCTGGCTGCTGGTGGGTGGCCTCTCCACCCTGCGCATG GTGGCAGTGTTGGTGTCACGGACTGTGGGCCCTACCCAGAGGCTGCTGCTCTGCggcacactggctgctctgcacATGCTCTTCCTGCTGTATCTGCACTTCGCCTACCACAAGGTGGTAGAGG AGGGTCCCCAGAGACATCCCTGCTGTGCTCCCTGCTGCCaagcttcctgttgctgtggtcaaTGCCACCGCCAAGGCAATCGCAGTGACCCTGCAGTCACACTGACCCTCTCTGAAATCCTTGGCCTGCCCTGA
- the Lrrc73 gene encoding leucine-rich repeat-containing protein 73 isoform X1, with protein MLPSSIQISGEPLSGAEVRDICRGLRDNAVRLLSLRGCRLCDRDFGRICRALAGATSLAQLNLNLGVVSSPSRIKQLAEALRTNRSIQSLFLHGSPLTDAGLALLNPALALHPALVALDLGDCMLGDEAINLICGLLPPDGAKSGLKELTLSANPGITPKGWSRLAIAVAHSSQVRVLNLDYNPLGDHVAGMLAVAVASSRTLEVLDLEGTGLTNQSAQTLLDMVENYPTALRSLVLAENSISPELQQQICDLLSEGEEEEEVAGGAADTQEWGRGREPTAHQRGGSSWMCPSDPSSQMVLMTSGLGDSLLAETEM; from the exons ATGCTGCCTAGCTCCATCCAGATTTCGGGGGAGCCGCTGTCAGGCGCCGAGGTGCGGGACATCTGCCGCGGCCTGCGCGATAACGCGGTGCGCCTGCTCTCGCTGCGCGGCTGTCGCCTGTGCGACCGCGACTTCGGCCGCATCTGCCGGGCCCTAGCTGGAGCCACGTCCCTGGCGCAGCTCAACCTTAACCTGGGCGTCGTGTCTAGTCCCAGCCGCATCAAGCAGCTGGCAGAAGCGCTACGGACCAACCGCTCCATCCAGTCCCTCTT CCTACATGGGAGCCCACTCACAGATGCAGGACTGGCCTTGCTGAACCCAGCCCTGGCTCTCCACCCTGCCCTTGTGGCTCTTGACCTGGGGGACTGCATGTTGGGTGATGAAGCCATCAACCTCATCTGTGGCCTCCTCCCTCCAGACGGGGCCAAGTCTG GTCTGAAGGAGCTAACACTGAGCGCCAACCCTGGCATCACCCCTAAGGGCTGGAGCCGCCTTGCCATTGCTGTGGCCCACAGCTCCCAAGTCCGCGTCCTCAACCTGGATTACAACCCCCTGG GTGACCATGTGGCAGGGATGCTGGCTGTAGCTGTGGCCTCAAGCCGTACCCTAGAAGTCCTAGATTTGGAGGGCACAGGGCTCACCAACCAGTCGGCTCAG ACCCTGCTGGACATGGTAGAAAATTACCCAACAGCTTTGCGGAGCCTGGTGTTGGCTGAGAACAGCATTAGCCCAGAGCTGCAACAGCAGATCTGTGACCTCCTGTctgagggggaggaagaggaagaagtggcAGGAGGGGCCGCTGACACCCAGGAATGGGGGAGAGGGCGGGAGCCTACTGCCCATCAGCGGGGTGGCAGCTCCTGGATGTGCCCCAGTG ATCCCAGTTCTCAGATGGTGCTAATGACATCAGGACTAGGGGACAGTCTGTTGGCTGAGACCGAGATGTGA
- the Yipf3 gene encoding protein YIPF3 isoform X2: MATPAAPASGVRNGAGPEWGGFEENIQGGGSAVIDMENMDDTSGSSFEDMGELHQRLREEEVDADAAAAEEEDGEFLGMKGFKGQLSRQVADQMWQAGKRQASRAFSLYANIDILRPYFDVEPAQVRSRLLESMIPIKMVNFPQKVAGELYGPLMLVFTLVAILLHGMKTSDTIIREGTLMGTAIGTCFGYWLGVSSFIYFLAYLCNAQITMLQMLALLGYGLFGHCIVLFITYNIHLHALFYVFWLLVGGLSTLRMVSRAGLLNCIPVALGGSVGVTDCGPYPEAAALRHTGCSAHALPAVSALRLPQGGRGDPGHPGRPQHPTHAEGPQRHPCCAPCCQASCCCGQCHRQGNRSDPAVTLTLSEILGLP; this comes from the exons ATGGCGACTCCGGCGGCGCCGGCCAGCGGCGTCCGAAATGGTGCTGGCCCAGAATGGGGAGGCTTCGAAGAAAACATCCAG GGTGGGGGCTCGGCTGTGATTGATATGGAGAACATGGATGATACCTCAGGCTCCAGCTTTGAGGACATGGGTGAGCTTCATCAGCGCCTGCGTGAGGAAGAAGTAGATGCTGATGCAGCGGCTGCCGAAGAAGAGGATGGGGAGTTCCTTGGCATGAAAGGCTTTAAGGGACAACTGAGCCGGCAGGTAGCAGATCAG ATGTGGCAGGCAGGAAAGAGACAAGCTTCCAGGGCTTTCAGCTTGTATGCCAACATCGACATCCTGAGACCCTACTTTGATGTGGAGCCTGCCCAGGTCCGCAGCAG gcTCCTGGAGTCCATGATCCCTATCAAGATGGTTAACTTCCCCCAG AAAGTCGCAGGTGAGCTCTACGGACCGCTCATGCTGGTCTTCACGCTGGTCGCCATTCTCCTGCACGGGATGAAGACTTCTGACACCATTATC CGAGAGGGCACCCTCATGGGCACAGCCATAGGCACCTGCTTCGGATACTGGCTGGGTGTCTCATCCTTCATTTACTTCCTTGCCTACCTGTGTAATGCCCAGATCACCATGCTCCAGATGTTAGCACTGCTG GGCTACGGTCTCTTCGGGCACTGTATAGTCTTGTTCATCACCTATAACATCCACCTTCATGCTCTCTTCTACGTCTTCTGGCTGCTGGTGGGTGGCCTCTCCACCCTGCGCATGGTAAGCCGAGCAG GGCTTCTGAACTGTATCCCTGTGGCCCTAGGTGGCAGTGTTGGTGTCACGGACTGTGGGCCCTACCCAGAGGCTGCTGCTCTGCggcacactggctgctctgcacATGCTCTTCCTGCTGTATCTGCACTTCGCCTACCACAAGGTGGTAGAGG GGATCCTGGACACCCTGGAAGGCCCCAACATCCTACCCATGCAGAGGGTCCCCAGAGACATCCCTGCTGTGCTCCCTGCTGCCaagcttcctgttgctgtggtcaaTGCCACCGCCAAGGCAATCGCAGTGACCCTGCAGTCACACTGACCCTCTCTGAAATCCTTGGCCTGCCCTGA
- the Lrrc73 gene encoding leucine-rich repeat-containing protein 73 isoform X2: MLPSSIQISGEPLSGAEVRDICRGLRDNAVRLLSLRGCRLCDRDFGRICRALAGATSLAQLNLNLGVVSSPSRIKQLAEALRTNRSIQSLFLHGSPLTDAGLALLNPALALHPALVALDLGDCMLGDEAINLICGLLPPDGAKSGLKELTLSANPGITPKGWSRLAIAVAHSSQVRVLNLDYNPLGDHVAGMLAVAVASSRTLEVLDLEGTGLTNQSAQLCGAWCWLRTALAQSCNSRSVTSCLRGRKRKKWQEGPLTPRNGGEGGSLLPISGVAAPGCAPVIPVLRWC; this comes from the exons ATGCTGCCTAGCTCCATCCAGATTTCGGGGGAGCCGCTGTCAGGCGCCGAGGTGCGGGACATCTGCCGCGGCCTGCGCGATAACGCGGTGCGCCTGCTCTCGCTGCGCGGCTGTCGCCTGTGCGACCGCGACTTCGGCCGCATCTGCCGGGCCCTAGCTGGAGCCACGTCCCTGGCGCAGCTCAACCTTAACCTGGGCGTCGTGTCTAGTCCCAGCCGCATCAAGCAGCTGGCAGAAGCGCTACGGACCAACCGCTCCATCCAGTCCCTCTT CCTACATGGGAGCCCACTCACAGATGCAGGACTGGCCTTGCTGAACCCAGCCCTGGCTCTCCACCCTGCCCTTGTGGCTCTTGACCTGGGGGACTGCATGTTGGGTGATGAAGCCATCAACCTCATCTGTGGCCTCCTCCCTCCAGACGGGGCCAAGTCTG GTCTGAAGGAGCTAACACTGAGCGCCAACCCTGGCATCACCCCTAAGGGCTGGAGCCGCCTTGCCATTGCTGTGGCCCACAGCTCCCAAGTCCGCGTCCTCAACCTGGATTACAACCCCCTGG GTGACCATGTGGCAGGGATGCTGGCTGTAGCTGTGGCCTCAAGCCGTACCCTAGAAGTCCTAGATTTGGAGGGCACAGGGCTCACCAACCAGTCGGCTCAG CTTTGCGGAGCCTGGTGTTGGCTGAGAACAGCATTAGCCCAGAGCTGCAACAGCAGATCTGTGACCTCCTGTctgagggggaggaagaggaagaagtggcAGGAGGGGCCGCTGACACCCAGGAATGGGGGAGAGGGCGGGAGCCTACTGCCCATCAGCGGGGTGGCAGCTCCTGGATGTGCCCCAGTG ATCCCAGTTCTCAGATGGTGCTAA